The Streptomyces sp. CC0208 genome window below encodes:
- the egtA gene encoding ergothioneine biosynthesis glutamate--cysteine ligase EgtA: MSDTPSDCTSADCTKPRTSLPEAELEALVRGICFKTGPPRRIGVEVEWLVHELRNPRLPVTSEQLAAAYAALRAVPLKSALTVEPGGQLELSSQPADSLMECIGTVSADLAAVRAALAEHGLGLVGLGHDPWHPPRRYLREPRYDAMEACLDRTGPAGRAMMCTSASVQVCVDAGHEEPGPLGLGRRWSLAHQLGPVLVAAFANSPLAGSEPTGWLSTRQLRWTEIGKGRAGGPSLDTDPRSAWTRHVLDAPVMCIRRDSGPWDIPEGLSFREWARSGVPRPPTREDLDYHVSTLFPPVRPRGHLELRMIDAQPGEDGWIVPLAVTAALFDDPQAAETAYRVVKPLAERTLSMPAPHNPLWIDAARHGLADPELCEAAIACFAAALEALPRLGATTEVTDAVGAYLHRYVIRGRCPADDLLDRTHGSLGKEIRT, from the coding sequence ATGTCCGACACACCCAGCGACTGTACGTCGGCCGACTGTACGAAGCCGCGTACCTCGCTCCCCGAAGCAGAGCTCGAGGCCCTGGTCCGCGGCATCTGCTTCAAGACCGGTCCACCCCGCCGTATCGGGGTGGAGGTGGAATGGCTCGTCCACGAGCTGCGCAACCCGCGGCTCCCCGTGACATCCGAACAACTCGCGGCGGCCTACGCCGCACTGCGGGCCGTGCCCCTGAAGTCGGCGCTCACCGTCGAACCGGGCGGCCAGCTGGAGCTGAGCTCGCAGCCCGCCGACTCCCTGATGGAGTGCATCGGTACCGTCTCCGCCGATCTGGCCGCCGTCCGGGCGGCCCTCGCCGAGCACGGTCTCGGCCTCGTCGGCCTCGGCCACGACCCCTGGCACCCGCCCCGCAGATACCTGCGGGAGCCGCGCTACGACGCCATGGAGGCCTGCCTGGACCGCACCGGCCCGGCGGGGCGCGCCATGATGTGCACCTCGGCCTCCGTGCAGGTGTGCGTGGACGCCGGCCACGAGGAGCCCGGCCCCCTGGGCCTGGGGCGCCGCTGGTCGCTGGCGCACCAGTTGGGCCCGGTCCTGGTGGCCGCCTTCGCCAACTCCCCGCTGGCCGGTTCCGAGCCCACCGGCTGGCTCTCCACCCGTCAGCTGCGGTGGACGGAGATCGGCAAGGGCCGGGCGGGCGGCCCGTCCCTGGACACCGACCCGCGCAGCGCCTGGACCCGGCACGTCCTGGACGCGCCGGTGATGTGCATACGGCGGGACAGCGGCCCCTGGGACATCCCGGAGGGGCTCTCCTTCCGGGAGTGGGCCAGGTCGGGCGTGCCCCGGCCGCCGACGCGGGAGGATCTCGACTACCACGTCTCGACCCTGTTCCCGCCGGTCAGGCCGCGCGGACATCTGGAACTGCGCATGATCGACGCCCAGCCCGGCGAGGACGGCTGGATCGTCCCGCTCGCGGTGACGGCGGCGCTCTTCGACGACCCGCAGGCCGCCGAGACCGCCTACCGGGTGGTGAAGCCGCTGGCCGAGCGCACCCTGTCGATGCCCGCCCCGCACAATCCGCTGTGGATCGACGCGGCCCGCCACGGCCTGGCCGACCCCGAGCTGTGCGAGGCCGCGATCGCGTGCTTCGCGGCGGCCCTGGAGGCCCTGCCCCGGCTCGGCGCCACCACCGAGGTCACCGATGCCGTCGGGGCCTATCTGCACCGCTATGTGATCCGGGGCCGCTGCCCCGCCGACGATCTGCTGGACCGGACGCACGGTTCGCTCGGGAAGGAAATCCGCACATGA
- the egtB gene encoding ergothioneine biosynthesis protein EgtB, with protein MTNPSVDPSVDPEAFRERAVTTLVTARDRTTLLTSCVEDPDLTAQVSPLMSPLVWDLAHIGNQEEQWLLRTVAGQEAIRPEIDGIYDAFEHPRSERPTLPLLTPAESRRYAAEVRGRVLDVLEGTALHGTRLTEAGFAFGMIAQHEQQHDETMLITHQLRKGPQALTAPDPDPAPLFTGPAEVLVPGGPFTMGTSDEPWALDNERPAHRREVDSFYIDTTPVTNAEYQAFIADGGYDDERWWAPAGWAHIRGHSIKAPLFWSRDGKQWLRRRFGVTEVVPPDEPVVHVCWYEADAYARWAGRRLPTEAEWEKAARHDPAGDRSMRYPWGDADPAPEHANLGQRHLRPAPAGSYPEGESPLGVRQLIGDVWEWTASDFEPYPGFQAFPYKEYSEVFFGPDHKVLRGGSFAVDAVACRGTFRNWDYPIRRQIFSGFRTARSAGAA; from the coding sequence ATGACCAACCCGTCCGTCGACCCCTCCGTCGACCCCGAGGCCTTCCGCGAGCGGGCCGTCACCACCCTGGTCACGGCGCGGGACCGTACGACCCTCCTCACCAGCTGTGTGGAGGACCCCGACCTGACCGCCCAGGTCTCACCGCTGATGTCGCCGCTCGTGTGGGACCTCGCCCACATCGGCAACCAGGAGGAGCAGTGGCTGCTGCGGACCGTCGCCGGGCAGGAGGCGATACGGCCCGAGATAGACGGCATCTACGACGCCTTCGAGCACCCGCGCTCCGAGCGCCCCACGCTGCCCCTGCTGACGCCCGCCGAGTCCCGGCGCTACGCGGCGGAGGTACGCGGACGGGTCCTGGACGTCCTGGAGGGCACCGCGCTGCACGGCACCCGGCTCACCGAGGCCGGATTCGCCTTCGGGATGATCGCTCAGCACGAACAGCAGCACGACGAGACGATGCTGATCACCCATCAGCTCCGCAAGGGCCCCCAGGCCCTGACCGCCCCCGACCCGGACCCGGCCCCGCTGTTCACCGGTCCGGCCGAAGTCCTCGTCCCCGGCGGCCCGTTCACCATGGGCACCTCCGACGAGCCGTGGGCGCTGGACAACGAACGCCCCGCGCACCGGCGGGAGGTGGACTCTTTCTACATCGACACCACCCCCGTGACGAACGCCGAGTACCAGGCCTTCATAGCGGACGGCGGCTACGACGACGAGCGCTGGTGGGCCCCGGCCGGGTGGGCGCACATCCGCGGGCACTCCATCAAGGCCCCGCTGTTCTGGAGCCGTGACGGCAAGCAGTGGCTGAGGCGCCGCTTCGGCGTCACCGAGGTCGTGCCGCCCGACGAGCCGGTGGTCCATGTGTGCTGGTACGAGGCCGACGCCTACGCCCGCTGGGCCGGCCGCCGGCTGCCCACGGAGGCGGAGTGGGAGAAGGCGGCCCGCCACGACCCGGCGGGCGACCGCTCCATGCGCTACCCGTGGGGCGACGCCGACCCGGCACCCGAGCACGCCAACCTCGGGCAGCGGCACCTGCGCCCCGCCCCCGCCGGCAGTTACCCGGAGGGTGAGTCCCCTCTCGGCGTGCGGCAGTTGATCGGCGACGTGTGGGAGTGGACGGCGAGCGACTTCGAGCCCTACCCGGGGTTCCAGGCGTTCCCGTACAAGGAGTACTCGGAGGTGTTCTTCGGCCCCGACCACAAGGTGTTGCGTGGCGGTTCGTTCGCCGTGGACGCGGTGGCCT